A genomic window from Lotus japonicus ecotype B-129 chromosome 1, LjGifu_v1.2 includes:
- the LOC130727416 gene encoding probable protein phosphatase 2C 22 isoform X2, with protein MEESEGVNCFSESRSSSESRPPNPNPNPSIASAYRQCQRSDPAVLHCRKSLVRHASLTTIKLSEVCSEPGNVTEDCQSDFLPKLRSGGCADMGFRSSMEDVYVCVDNFMQDQLLKSHIDGPSAFYGVFDGHGGKHAADFACHHLPKFILEDEGFPRDIERIIASAFMQTDNAFAEACSLDAALASGTTALATLVIGRLLVVANAGDCRAVLCRRGKAIEMSRDHKPICSKEKKRIEGSGGYVYDGYLNGQLNVARAIGDWHMEGMKSKDGGPLSAEPELMTTKLTAEDEFLIIGCDGIWDVFRSQNAVDFARRRLQEHNDPALCSKDLIDEALKRKSGDNLSAVVVCFHQQPPPNLVAPRSRVHRSFSAEGLKELQSFLDSLGN; from the exons ATGGAAGAAAGTGAAGGTGTGAATTGTTTTAGTGAAAGCAGAAGCTCCAGTGAGAGTCGACCTCCGAATCCAAATCCCAATCCTTCGATTGCTTCTGCTTATCGCCAATGCCAGCGTTCTGACCCTGCGGTTTTGCATTGCAGGAAATCGCTTGTTCGCCATGCTTCTCTT ACAACAATCAAGCTTTCTGAGGTATGCTCTGAGCCAGGGAATGTTACTGAAGATTGTCAGTCTGATTTCCTTCCAAAGCTTCGTTCTGGAGGATGTGCTGATATGGGGTTCCGGTCAAGTATGGAAGACGTATATGTTTGTGTTGACAACTTTATGCAGGACCAACTGCTCAAGAGCCATATTGATGGGCCCAGTGCATTCTATGGG GTGTTTGATGGACATGGTGGAAAGCATGCTGCTGACTTTGCTTGTCATCATTTGCCAAAGTTCATTCTTGAGGATGAAGGTTTCCCAAGAGATATTGAAAGGATTATTGCTTCTGCCTTTATGCAAACCGACAATGCCTTTGCAGAAGCATGTTCTCTGGATGCTGCCCTTGCATCTGGCACCACTGCATTGGCTACTCTTGTTATAGGAAG GTTGCTAGTGGTGGCAAATGCTGGAGATTGTCGAGCAGTGCTGTGTCGTCGAGGAAAAGCAATTGAAATGTCAAGAGATCATAAACCAATCTGCAGCAAAGAAAAGAAGCGTATTGAGGGATCTGGTGGCTATGTCTATGATGGATATCTTAATGGGCAACTTAATGTTGCTCGTGCTATTGGTGACTGGCACATGGAAGGAATGAAAAGCAAAGATGGTGGACCACTCAGTGCAGAACCTGAACTCATGACTACCAAACTCACTGCTGAGGATGAATTTCTCATCATAGGTTGTGATGGGATTTGGGATGTATTTAGGAGCCAAAATGCTGTCGATTTTGCTCGGCGCAGGCTTCAGGAGCACAACGACCCAGCCTTGTGCAGTAAGGATCTGATTGATGAGGCATTAAAGAGAAAGAGCGGAGACAATTTATCTGCTGTTGTGGTTTGCTTCCATCAACAGCCACCACCTAACTTGGTCGCACCACGCTCTAGGGTGCACCGGAGCTTCTCTGCTGAAGGTTTGAAGGAGTTGCAAAGCTTCCTGGACAGCTTGGGTAATTGA
- the LOC130727416 gene encoding probable protein phosphatase 2C 22 isoform X1, translating into MEESEGVNCFSESRSSSESRPPNPNPNPSIASAYRQCQRSDPAVLHCRKSLVRHASLQTTIKLSEVCSEPGNVTEDCQSDFLPKLRSGGCADMGFRSSMEDVYVCVDNFMQDQLLKSHIDGPSAFYGVFDGHGGKHAADFACHHLPKFILEDEGFPRDIERIIASAFMQTDNAFAEACSLDAALASGTTALATLVIGRLLVVANAGDCRAVLCRRGKAIEMSRDHKPICSKEKKRIEGSGGYVYDGYLNGQLNVARAIGDWHMEGMKSKDGGPLSAEPELMTTKLTAEDEFLIIGCDGIWDVFRSQNAVDFARRRLQEHNDPALCSKDLIDEALKRKSGDNLSAVVVCFHQQPPPNLVAPRSRVHRSFSAEGLKELQSFLDSLGN; encoded by the exons ATGGAAGAAAGTGAAGGTGTGAATTGTTTTAGTGAAAGCAGAAGCTCCAGTGAGAGTCGACCTCCGAATCCAAATCCCAATCCTTCGATTGCTTCTGCTTATCGCCAATGCCAGCGTTCTGACCCTGCGGTTTTGCATTGCAGGAAATCGCTTGTTCGCCATGCTTCTCTT CAGACAACAATCAAGCTTTCTGAGGTATGCTCTGAGCCAGGGAATGTTACTGAAGATTGTCAGTCTGATTTCCTTCCAAAGCTTCGTTCTGGAGGATGTGCTGATATGGGGTTCCGGTCAAGTATGGAAGACGTATATGTTTGTGTTGACAACTTTATGCAGGACCAACTGCTCAAGAGCCATATTGATGGGCCCAGTGCATTCTATGGG GTGTTTGATGGACATGGTGGAAAGCATGCTGCTGACTTTGCTTGTCATCATTTGCCAAAGTTCATTCTTGAGGATGAAGGTTTCCCAAGAGATATTGAAAGGATTATTGCTTCTGCCTTTATGCAAACCGACAATGCCTTTGCAGAAGCATGTTCTCTGGATGCTGCCCTTGCATCTGGCACCACTGCATTGGCTACTCTTGTTATAGGAAG GTTGCTAGTGGTGGCAAATGCTGGAGATTGTCGAGCAGTGCTGTGTCGTCGAGGAAAAGCAATTGAAATGTCAAGAGATCATAAACCAATCTGCAGCAAAGAAAAGAAGCGTATTGAGGGATCTGGTGGCTATGTCTATGATGGATATCTTAATGGGCAACTTAATGTTGCTCGTGCTATTGGTGACTGGCACATGGAAGGAATGAAAAGCAAAGATGGTGGACCACTCAGTGCAGAACCTGAACTCATGACTACCAAACTCACTGCTGAGGATGAATTTCTCATCATAGGTTGTGATGGGATTTGGGATGTATTTAGGAGCCAAAATGCTGTCGATTTTGCTCGGCGCAGGCTTCAGGAGCACAACGACCCAGCCTTGTGCAGTAAGGATCTGATTGATGAGGCATTAAAGAGAAAGAGCGGAGACAATTTATCTGCTGTTGTGGTTTGCTTCCATCAACAGCCACCACCTAACTTGGTCGCACCACGCTCTAGGGTGCACCGGAGCTTCTCTGCTGAAGGTTTGAAGGAGTTGCAAAGCTTCCTGGACAGCTTGGGTAATTGA
- the LOC130727418 gene encoding uncharacterized protein LOC130727418, translating into MCRDKQEQSEKGPSMMMMRHILRCKSFSPSSPLLQQVCEFSSSSPPPQPQPKPQPQSRCDDHFYFFGIHVILEKLSNYGIHLPPNALEKKYDTEEEEDDHIQNEMMKFDTIIKEDSLNYFDCIQYAYPYHYDNNSEKKYVTEDGEEEEDHIRNEKMKFDTIIEDDTLYYEDDTHYEEEEISGGHVCGETEQTP; encoded by the exons ATGTGCAGAGATAAGCAGGAACAATCTGAAAAGGGCCCTT cgatgatgatgatgaggcaTATTCTCCGCTGCAAGAGTTTCTCTCCCTCTTCACCGCTTCTCCAACAAGTCTGTGAattttcatcatcttctcctcctcctcagcCACAGCCTAAGCCTCAGCCTCAGAGCCGCTGTGACgaccatttttatttttttggaatcCATGTGATCTTGGAAAAACTTTCTAACTATGGAATCCACCTTCCTCCCAATG CTTTGGAGAAGAAATATGatactgaagaagaagaagatgatcacATCCAAAATGAGATGATGAAATTTGATACTATTATTAAAGAAGACAGCCTCAACTACTTTGACTGCATCCAATACGCCTACCCATACCACTACGACAACAACTCTGAGAAGAAATATGTTActgaagatggagaagaagaagaagatcacATCCGAAATGAGAAGATGAAATTTGATACTATTATTGAAGATGACACACTCTACTACGAGGACGACACCCactatgaagaagaagaaatctcTGGAGGACATGTCTGTGGAGAAACTGAACAAACTCCATGA
- the LOC130710291 gene encoding annexin Gh1-like, whose amino-acid sequence MNGNVLFVVEQSVLYTVMCKDKYVHSYQSYLWNHAASTRVQKYGWGTNEDLIILILGHRNAAQRKPIRETYAETYGEDLLKALDKELTSDFERLVHLWALDSAERDAFLANEATKRWTSSNQVLVEKACTRSSEQLFAARKAYHALHKKSLEEDVAHHTTGDFRKYHKADPKDEYLSLLRASEPLSSAWSVLRSTLRSLFVWLSTSEEGALTRVVATRAEIDLTERRCAYGRGCLRV is encoded by the exons ATGAACGGTAATGTCCTCTTTGTTGTTGAACAATCCGTTTTATACACGGTGATGTGCAAAGACAA GTATGTACATAGTTACCAAAGCTATTTGTGGAACCATGCAGCAAGTACAAGGGTGCAAAAATATG GATGGGGAACTAATGAGGATCTGATCATATTGATCTTGGGTCATCGGAATGCTGCTCAAAGGAAGCCTATAAGGGAAACTTATGCTGAAACTTATGGAGAAGATCTTCTCAAGGCCTTGGACAAAGAGTTGACAAGTGACTTTGAG AGGCTGGTTCACCTTTGGGCCCTTGATTCCGCTGAACGTGATGCATTTTTGGCAAACGAAGCAACTAAGAGATGGACGTCAAGCAATCAGGTGCTGGTGGAAAAAGCCTGCACTAGGTCCTCTGAACAATTGTTTGCTGCGAGAAAGGCTTATCATGCTCTTCATAAGAAGTCTCTTGAGGAGGATGTTGCTCATCATACAACAGGGGACTTCCGTAAG TACCACAAAGCTGATCCGAAGGATGAGTACCTGTCTTTACTGAGAGCCAGTGAGCCACTGTCAAGTGCTTGGTCTGTCCTGAGAAGTACTTTGAGAAGTTTATTCGTTTGGCTATCAACAAGCGAGGAAGGAGCCCTTACAAGAGTGGTGGCCACCAGGGCGGAGATTGATTTGACGGAGCGACGGTGTGCTTATGGCAGAG GTTGTTTGAGGGTATGA